The DNA window AAATTTCTGACTGATTGCATTTTCAGGTCTGAAGACCAATTTGTAAACACCCGGTTGCAAATTATAACTTCCCTGGCGATCAATATCCATGACCCATTCTTCGCTGCCATCGCGGCTCATTTCATAAATGGCGCCAAAGCCCTTACCTCCGTCAATGATCGTAAGAATTCCCGGTGCTGCAATATTTAAAGTCTTGATTTTTTTATTTTGAATGGACACATTACTGAATTTCACATGAGGCGTTGTCAGTACTTCCACATCGTACTTTCCGATTAAATACCGTTCTTCTTTTTTTACATCTTGAATATTCAATATTTCTGAACTCCCTGCTTTCTTGACGAGAGCCTTCAGATTTTTATAGGCATTGAAACCTTTAAAATTTATTTTAAGATTTCCGGTTGGTGCCTTAACCTGAATGATATTCTCTTTTCCGCCGATAATATTTATATCTTTTTTAATAACGGGTGGGATGGTTTCAATTCTAAGGTCATAGCTCAAAACAGGATCAATGTCTATGGCTTCCGCCTGACCATTCTTTAAAAGATGAACGAATTGCTTGGTAGGAGTTTGAATGAAATTATTAATAAAGCTTACGGGCAAATTAGTTTCCGTAGGTCGATTGGATTGATCCAGAATTTCCACCTTGACAGAAGTAGGTAAAATGCTTTGATCTATGGCTGTATGTAGTATTTTTTTGAATTTGTCGGGATCCTGCGCATTTAAAAATTTACCCAGACAGGCAAAATCCTTGGTATAGTCTTCGGCAATGCCTATTCCAATTATAAATGGTTTTAGAAATATATTTTTTCTCTGCAGCATCAGTGAGATAGCACAAGGATCGCCTTCACAGGATTCAATACCGTCTGTTATAATGATGATAATATTTCTCGAGTTGGGGTCATTTGGAAAATCATTTCCGCATTGCTCAAGAGAAAATGCCAGCGGAGTCGTGCCTTTTGGTTTTACCCTTATCAATTTTTCTTTGATTGTTTTTGAATTATCGGCAGCAAAAGGTGCTTCAAGTCTTGTATCTCTGCAATTTTGCTCGGCTTTGGGGTATTGATGGCCATACACTCTCAAGGCGGTTTCCAATCTTGGTTTGCCATCGAGTTCTGTAACCATTTCGCCTAAAACCCTTTTGGCAATATCGATGCGATATTCGCCCTGCCATCTGGCGAGCATTGAACCCGAGGCATCCAGTAAAAATAGTATTCTGGTAGTTTTAGGAGGCTCTTCTTGTATTCTTTGTCCGAAATTATCGGTAAAAGCAAAAAATATTACCAGAAGAAAAGCTATAAGCCTCATTAATAATCGCCTAAGGTCTCATTTAATTGTGATAGAGCAATGTCCATTTGTTTATCATTTGGTGCGACGCCGTGCCATTTATGAGTTCCCATCATAAAATCAACGCCCTGGCCCATTTCTGTTTTCATCATAACCACCACAGGTTTTCCTTTTCCGGATAAATCCTGAGCTTTTTTAATACCATTCAGTAATTCTTCGATATCGTTACCATTACAAGTGATTACTTCCCAGGCAAAGGATTTGTATTTTTCATCCAGATCGGTCAGCCCCATTATATCATTGACATCCCCATCGATCTGACGGTTGTTCCAGTCTATAAAGGCGATAAGATTATCCAGTTTATTATGGGCCGCAAACATAACAGCTTCCCATATTTGGCCTTCCTGCTGTTCCCCATCTCCCATTAGGGTATAAACATAGTGTTTATCTCCATTCAGCTTTTTTGAAAGCGCGGCTCCAACGGAAACCGACAATCCCTGACCCAGAGAACCCGAAGCAATTCTGATGCCCGGCAAACCTTCTTCAGTAGCAGGATGACCCTGCAATCGGGAATTGATTTTTCGAAATGTAGCTAACTCACTTTTTGAGAAATAAGCTGTACAATGAGCCATTGTGCTGTACCAGACCGGTGAAATATGTCCATTGGATAAAAAGAACATGTCTTCTCCTTTGCCATCCATATTGAATGACTCTTTGTTATAATTCATCACAGAACTGTACATAACCGCAAAAAAATCAGCACAGCCAAGTGATCCACCCGGATGACCCGATTGTGCGCCATGCGTCATTCTTATTATGTCTCTTCTAATTTGGGAAGCAAGGTCCTGTATTTGAGTAATTTCTTCTTTGCTCTTTGGGTTCATCGAACAAAGCTAAAAAAATATAGTTTCCATGATTTTATAAATACAAGTTTAATTTCGAATCATTTGTCTGCGATCTAATATTGAAATGGGAGAATTTAATCAATTCTATCTAATTAGTAGTTTCTTGGCTATTGTGACTTCGGAATCGAATAAAATTTTCGCAATGTAGAGTCCGGGATTTATTTGTAGGTTCATACTTTTGATTTTTCCCTGATCCATTTTTTGATGATATTTTATTTGACCATTTAAGTCATGAATGGTGATCTCAACTATCTTGTTACTATTCGAATTTTTAAAATAAACCTTTCCATTGGAAGGGTTTGGGTAAAGACTGAAATTTTGATCTATTACAACTTGATTAATCGAACTAATTATATCGCTGTATTTTGCAATATATGTTCGACCTAATGATGGATCTAATATTTGAGGGTTACCTCCAATAAAGTTGAAATTGATATTGTCATTGAATAATCCGGCAATCCAGAGATCAGAGTTATGTATTTTTACTGAGGTCCCGATTTCTCTTTCTAAAGGAGAACCTATTTTGTGAACCCAATCTAAATTGCCTCGCGCTGTGTATTTTACGATGTAGGCATCCCCTTGTGAATTACTGTAAAAAGGGACTGAATTAATACCGGGGTCAAAGTCGAGGGAATCAGAATAAATAACCCCTGTTGAGTATATACTACCCTGATGATCAATATCAATATCATATGGCTTGTCATAACCAGATCCTCCATATGTGTTAACCCATATTAGCTCTCCATTTGGAGTATATTTTGAAATATAAACATCTTCTTGTCCTTCGCTGATGTGTATTGCAGAATCCGGTCCTGGGTCAAAATCTGTTTCACCGTAAAAAACCCCTGAAGCAATAATATTGTCTTCATCATCAATATTTACCGCATGATTATCTGCTATTGTTCCCCAACCACTTTGCGGAAGAGTTCCATTATTTACTGACCAAATAAAATTCCCAATCGAATCCAGCTTAATTAAAAAAGCATTGTACTGTCCTCTTGCAAAGAGATAATTTACGCCCGGACCGGGATCGGTATCAATTGAATCTTCAAAAAATCCTCCAATCACAATATTATTGTCATTGTCAATAGCAATCCTATCATCCAAGTGATCCATTAAGCCCAAAGTTCTCATACCAAGAGGAAACTTTTTAAACCAAACAAAATCACCATTATTGTCTAGTTTCAGCAGGAAAAAATTCCCTGAACCGGTTGATAAATTTATTCCATTACCTGGATCAAAGTCAATTGTTCCACTAAAGGAACCATATATAATAGAACCATTATCCCGAGTATTTTTTAAAGAGTATATCTGAAAATAAGTATGGGGGGCATTATTTCCTATTTCTGCATTATAGATCAAATTACCATTTTGATCAAATTTTAATAACTGCAGGAAATCCCCACACTGACCTGTGCATATATTACTAATTGAATCAATTCCGGCACTATGTTCCACAATACATAACACAGTATCGACTGGATCAGAAATAAATGGCCAATCGCTAATTACTGAGGCTACAAATAGATTCGAGGAATCGTCAATAGACATGTGGAATTCTCTTGTGACATTGAATCTTACTGAATATTTAAATTCACCTGAATTATCAAAACTAGTGACAAAGCCAATGACTGTGGGGGTTTTAAATGTATTTGTATCACCCAGATATATTGATGCACCCGGATCAAGATCTGCAATCCGACTTGTGAAACCAGAAATGAAAATTAAAGAGTCATTGGATTCAATAGAGTTGATTCTGGCAGATGAATTGGGATTATTACTGCTTCCAATTTGGCCTATCCATTCTAGATTTTGAGAAAATGAAGGGAGCTGAGAAAAAAAAAGGATGAAAAAAATGACAAATTTCTCCATCCTTCAAAAATAGCTTTATAAGACTTATTTTAAAATCTGAGCCGTATGATCTTTAGTTTTTACTTTCTCGATAATATCCTCAATCACACCATTTTCATCAATTACAAATGTTGAGCGCTGCGTTCCCATGTATTTTCTTCCATACATCGATTTTTCAACCCATGTGCCAAACTGTTCATGAATTGTTTTGTCCTCATCGGCGATGAGAGGAAAGGGGAGGTCGTATTTGTCTATAAATTTTAGATGTGATTTAGGGCTGTCTGAACTTATTCCGATGATCTGATAGCCTTTGGATTGGAAATCGTCATTGTGATCTCTCAAATTACAGGATTCAGCGGTGCATCCAGGCGTATTATCTTTTGGATAAAAGTAAAGTACTACTTTTTTGCCTTTGAAATCGCTTAATTTTATTGGATCACCATTCTGATCTATTCCTTCAAACTGAGGTGCCTTGTCACCGATTGATACTTTCATAAATTACTGTGTTTAAATTTTAACAATGGATCGATTTAGA is part of the Hyphobacterium sp. CCMP332 genome and encodes:
- a CDS encoding VWA domain-containing protein, with product MRLIAFLLVIFFAFTDNFGQRIQEEPPKTTRILFLLDASGSMLARWQGEYRIDIAKRVLGEMVTELDGKPRLETALRVYGHQYPKAEQNCRDTRLEAPFAADNSKTIKEKLIRVKPKGTTPLAFSLEQCGNDFPNDPNSRNIIIIITDGIESCEGDPCAISLMLQRKNIFLKPFIIGIGIAEDYTKDFACLGKFLNAQDPDKFKKILHTAIDQSILPTSVKVEILDQSNRPTETNLPVSFINNFIQTPTKQFVHLLKNGQAEAIDIDPVLSYDLRIETIPPVIKKDINIIGGKENIIQVKAPTGNLKINFKGFNAYKNLKALVKKAGSSEILNIQDVKKEERYLIGKYDVEVLTTPHVKFSNVSIQNKKIKTLNIAAPGILTIIDGGKGFGAIYEMSRDGSEEWVMDIDRQGSYNLQPGVYKLVFRPENAISQKFSVTKTFKITPQGATQIRLY
- a CDS encoding transketolase, which translates into the protein MNPKSKEEITQIQDLASQIRRDIIRMTHGAQSGHPGGSLGCADFFAVMYSSVMNYNKESFNMDGKGEDMFFLSNGHISPVWYSTMAHCTAYFSKSELATFRKINSRLQGHPATEEGLPGIRIASGSLGQGLSVSVGAALSKKLNGDKHYVYTLMGDGEQQEGQIWEAVMFAAHNKLDNLIAFIDWNNRQIDGDVNDIMGLTDLDEKYKSFAWEVITCNGNDIEELLNGIKKAQDLSGKGKPVVVMMKTEMGQGVDFMMGTHKWHGVAPNDKQMDIALSQLNETLGDY
- a CDS encoding T9SS type A sorting domain-containing protein, with amino-acid sequence MEKFVIFFILFFSQLPSFSQNLEWIGQIGSSNNPNSSARINSIESNDSLIFISGFTSRIADLDPGASIYLGDTNTFKTPTVIGFVTSFDNSGEFKYSVRFNVTREFHMSIDDSSNLFVASVISDWPFISDPVDTVLCIVEHSAGIDSISNICTGQCGDFLQLLKFDQNGNLIYNAEIGNNAPHTYFQIYSLKNTRDNGSIIYGSFSGTIDFDPGNGINLSTGSGNFFLLKLDNNGDFVWFKKFPLGMRTLGLMDHLDDRIAIDNDNNIVIGGFFEDSIDTDPGPGVNYLFARGQYNAFLIKLDSIGNFIWSVNNGTLPQSGWGTIADNHAVNIDDEDNIIASGVFYGETDFDPGPDSAIHISEGQEDVYISKYTPNGELIWVNTYGGSGYDKPYDIDIDHQGSIYSTGVIYSDSLDFDPGINSVPFYSNSQGDAYIVKYTARGNLDWVHKIGSPLEREIGTSVKIHNSDLWIAGLFNDNINFNFIGGNPQILDPSLGRTYIAKYSDIISSINQVVIDQNFSLYPNPSNGKVYFKNSNSNKIVEITIHDLNGQIKYHQKMDQGKIKSMNLQINPGLYIAKILFDSEVTIAKKLLIR
- the bcp gene encoding thioredoxin-dependent thiol peroxidase, translated to MKVSIGDKAPQFEGIDQNGDPIKLSDFKGKKVVLYFYPKDNTPGCTAESCNLRDHNDDFQSKGYQIIGISSDSPKSHLKFIDKYDLPFPLIADEDKTIHEQFGTWVEKSMYGRKYMGTQRSTFVIDENGVIEDIIEKVKTKDHTAQILK